A window from Embleya scabrispora encodes these proteins:
- a CDS encoding Lrp/AsnC family transcriptional regulator encodes MGSIEFDAVDLAIVHALDIDGRMPFARIAEVLGVSDATVVRRYRRMRASGAIRVVAIGDTRRTGQAAWVLRVRCVPDAVEAVAEGLGRRSDVAWVQLLSAGAEVMCVTRPRGPQARGDQLLRNIGRAAGVGELEAHCILRVVVGGPPGWRAQNIGLDADQVAALTRFAPVVDPDAPLPPWSDDDRALFAALSRDGRMSFADLARTCGTSESAVRRRLEVLRATGVLYFEVETDPEYLGYAMPAFLWMSVRPSALDAVAEAVAADARAVFAAVSTGRANFLVNVLCRDTADLYDFIAHTLGSVEGITNVETTPIVETFKREGPMPQPRRRR; translated from the coding sequence GTGGGATCCATCGAATTCGACGCCGTCGACCTGGCGATCGTGCACGCGCTGGACATCGACGGCCGGATGCCCTTCGCGCGCATCGCCGAGGTGCTGGGCGTGTCCGACGCGACCGTGGTGCGCCGCTACCGGCGGATGCGGGCGAGCGGTGCCATCCGGGTGGTGGCGATCGGCGACACGCGGCGCACCGGGCAGGCCGCATGGGTGTTGCGGGTGCGCTGCGTTCCGGACGCGGTGGAGGCGGTGGCGGAGGGCCTGGGCCGCCGGTCGGACGTGGCCTGGGTACAGCTGTTGTCGGCCGGCGCCGAGGTGATGTGCGTGACCCGACCGCGCGGCCCGCAGGCCCGCGGCGACCAACTGCTGCGCAACATCGGGCGCGCGGCCGGGGTCGGCGAGTTGGAGGCGCACTGCATCCTGCGCGTGGTGGTCGGCGGCCCACCGGGGTGGCGGGCGCAGAACATCGGCCTGGACGCCGACCAGGTCGCCGCGCTGACCCGTTTCGCGCCGGTGGTCGACCCGGACGCGCCGCTGCCGCCCTGGTCGGACGACGACCGGGCGCTGTTCGCGGCGCTGTCCCGGGACGGGCGCATGTCGTTCGCGGACCTGGCCCGAACCTGCGGCACCTCGGAGTCGGCGGTCCGCCGCCGGCTGGAAGTGCTGCGCGCCACGGGCGTGTTGTACTTCGAGGTGGAGACCGACCCGGAGTATCTGGGCTACGCCATGCCGGCCTTCCTGTGGATGTCGGTGCGCCCCTCGGCGCTGGACGCGGTCGCGGAGGCGGTGGCGGCCGACGCGCGGGCGGTCTTCGCCGCCGTGTCCACCGGGCGGGCGAACTTCCTGGTGAACGTGCTGTGTCGGGACACCGCCGACCTGTACGACTTCATCGCCCACACGCTCGGCTCGGTCGAGGGCATCACGAACGTGGAGACCACGCCGATCGTCGAGACGTTCAAACGCGAGGGCCCGATGCCGCAACCGCGCCGCCGACGCTGA
- a CDS encoding SigE family RNA polymerase sigma factor: MRASDEHAYTEYVSARLPALRRVARLLCGDPDRADDIVQNTITRLYVHWRRASAADDLDRYVHRMLVRAFLNERRLAWARVRLIGASQDLPLPAAPPGPDVETRDAVRIALSRVPPRQRVVLVLRFLCDLPVAEVAEVLNCSQGTVKSQTALGLARLRALLDGPVVARWEGE, translated from the coding sequence GTGCGGGCGAGCGACGAGCACGCGTACACGGAGTACGTGTCCGCCCGGCTGCCCGCGCTGCGCCGCGTCGCCCGCCTGCTGTGCGGCGACCCGGACCGGGCGGACGACATCGTGCAGAACACCATCACGCGCCTGTACGTGCACTGGCGGCGCGCCAGTGCGGCGGACGACCTGGACCGCTACGTGCACCGCATGCTGGTGCGCGCGTTCCTCAACGAGCGCCGGCTGGCCTGGGCCCGGGTACGGCTGATCGGGGCGTCGCAGGACCTCCCGCTGCCCGCCGCGCCGCCCGGCCCCGACGTGGAGACGCGCGACGCGGTGCGGATCGCGCTGTCCCGGGTGCCGCCCAGGCAGCGGGTCGTGCTGGTGTTGCGGTTCCTGTGCGATCTGCCGGTCGCCGAGGTGGCCGAGGTCCTGAACTGCTCGCAGGGCACGGTGAAGAGCCAGACCGCGTTGGGCCTCGCGCGCCTGCGCGCACTGCTGGACGGGCCCGTCGTGGCCCGATGGGAAGGGGAGTAG